In Hydractinia symbiolongicarpus strain clone_291-10 chromosome 13, HSymV2.1, whole genome shotgun sequence, a single genomic region encodes these proteins:
- the LOC130624337 gene encoding uncharacterized protein LOC130624337 has product MNTANKSDEMHEVEKLVKLVKNKGIVYNICFEKDRYSAMNIMPHMLTDLKRFCVDDDGVFTVDTTFQVADGLWLTDSTYPYKALIDGNGKHPKFPGPSQWHWKKDTESYRRYMGETCLAKSELRNIRNVGHDLDAAIACGLNDVLNAPNHFWCTEHLQEADTRKLRKLNANNRTVDRVMADIYVTQNENVLEFGLADAEDENDLLVKLESLESTWESLVPSFYTWFKKCRFEGFVECLVLSARESKGIKGRYYSNGLELKHRLLKRNLVTTIVELKLEKFPSTLKNGLLKTSSMKLTEIFMDKENTD; this is encoded by the coding sequence ATGAACACAGCCAACAAATCGGATGAAATGCATGAAGTTGAAAAGCTAGTGAAACTAGTCAAAAATAAAGGCATTGTTTACAACATATGTTTCGAGAAAGATCGTTATTCAGCAATGAATATTATGCCACACATGCTTACTGACTTAAAACGTTTTTGTGTGGACGATGACGGTGTTTTTACTGTGGACACAACATTCCAGGTTGCTGATGGATTATGGCTTACCGACTCCACTTATCCATACAAAGCGTTAATCGATGGTAATGGGAAACATCCAAAATTCCCTGGACCCAGTCAATGGCACTGGAAAAAAGATACAGAGTCTTATCGAAGGTATATGGGAGAAACTTGTCTCGCTAAGTCTGAGCTGAGGAACATTCGAAATGTGGGGCATGATTTAGATGCTGCCATTGCATGTGGATTAAACGATGTATTAAACGCTCCCAATCACTTCTGGTGTACCGAACACCTTCAAGAAGCTGATACGCGTAAACTTAGAAAGTTAAATGCGAACAACCGTACTGTGGACAGAGTCATGGCAGACATTTATGTGACACAAAACGAAAATGTCCTCGAATTCGGATTGGCAGATGCTGAAGACGAAAACGATTTGCTGGTAAAATTGGAAAGTTTGGAAAGTACGTGGGAAAGCCTAGtgccttctttttatacatgGTTTAAAAAGTGCAGATTTGAAGGATTTGTGGAATGTCTTGTGCTGTCAGCAAGAGAAAGTAAAGGAATAAAAGGGAGGTATTACTCCAATGGACTAGAATTGAAACATCGCCTATTAAAAAGAAACTTAGTGACAACAATAGTGGAACTGAAATTGGAGAAGTTTCCTTCTACCTTGAAAAATGGATTACTGAAAACTTCATCCATGAAATTAACAGAGATTTTTATGGACAAGGAAAATACAGATTAG